In Nostoc sp. UHCC 0926, a single genomic region encodes these proteins:
- a CDS encoding basic amino acid ABC transporter substrate-binding protein produces MTKGNLINFKWRQLIVSLGCLLLFIACNNSYPNPGVQPLKVATDPTFIPFEIQTASSHLEGFDIDLMNAVAKVAGFAVQFESLPFDGMISTLQAKRVDAAISGITITAERLKTIAFSRPYFKAGLAIAVREDNQNIKDFNSLKGKKIAVQIGSTGADFAKTIPNAKISTFNSGPEFFQDLLNGNVDAVVSDAFATLYAIKNGKLKGIRVVADLLTQEYYGIATPKDSPHLDAINKAIATLLSNGTYKQIYQKWFNTQPPQLPDSWHGA; encoded by the coding sequence ATGACTAAAGGGAATTTGATTAACTTTAAGTGGCGGCAACTAATTGTGAGCTTAGGCTGTTTGCTACTGTTCATTGCCTGTAACAATTCTTATCCAAATCCAGGTGTTCAACCTCTCAAGGTGGCGACAGACCCCACCTTTATCCCTTTTGAAATCCAAACGGCTAGTAGTCACTTGGAAGGTTTTGATATTGATTTGATGAATGCGGTCGCTAAAGTAGCAGGTTTTGCGGTTCAGTTTGAAAGTCTGCCCTTTGATGGCATGATCTCGACCTTGCAAGCTAAAAGAGTCGATGCAGCAATTAGTGGAATCACAATTACCGCCGAACGCCTGAAAACCATTGCTTTTTCCAGACCTTATTTTAAAGCCGGACTAGCGATCGCTGTTCGCGAAGACAACCAAAATATTAAAGACTTCAATAGTCTCAAAGGTAAAAAAATTGCTGTACAAATTGGTTCAACTGGGGCGGATTTTGCCAAAACCATCCCCAATGCCAAAATTAGTACTTTTAATTCTGGTCCAGAATTTTTCCAAGACTTGCTAAATGGCAATGTTGATGCTGTGGTTAGCGATGCTTTCGCAACTTTGTATGCGATTAAAAATGGCAAACTCAAAGGCATCAGAGTTGTTGCCGATCTGCTCACCCAAGAATACTACGGGATTGCTACACCTAAAGACTCCCCCCATCTGGATGCAATTAACAAAGCTATAGCGACTTTGTTATCCAATGGCACTTACAAGCAAATTTATCAAAAATGGTTTAACACTCAACCTCCACAATTGCCAGACTCTTGGCATGGGGCATAG
- a CDS encoding multidrug effflux MFS transporter: MRIRPNTLSFTLLLGALSALPPLSIDMGLPAFPTISAALRASSGSVGLTLSLFMLGFAVAQLIFGPLSDRYGRRPILLIGCGLFTLAGASCAAAPSINTLIAWRLVQGAGAGAGMVMTLAIVRDLFDGSAARAQLSYVNLVMGVAPMIAPTIGSWVLAIAGWRTIYGTLAVGGFLLLLFVALGLSESLASHDLDAIKPPRLIKNYGRILSNRICLGYALVNALSFGCMFTYVAGSPLVLLNVFKVPTTTYGWLFASTAFGIMVGSFLNGHLSMRGVSPSRLLTFGLVSAVGSSVALAMLSVSGAAQVTTLMPLLVLNTFCLGIISPNAIQGAIQPLPEIAGVAAATVGFLQMLCGALASGLVAFFYDGRTAIAMSSLMAVFAIASFAAYLGLARPAERRFARTQALHETRN, encoded by the coding sequence ATGCGAATTCGACCCAACACCTTGAGCTTCACGCTTCTTTTGGGGGCACTCTCTGCCCTACCGCCCCTATCAATTGATATGGGGCTACCAGCTTTTCCCACAATTAGCGCAGCTTTGAGGGCATCTTCTGGATCTGTTGGACTAACTCTAAGCTTGTTTATGCTTGGGTTTGCTGTTGCCCAGCTGATTTTCGGCCCGCTTTCGGATCGTTATGGACGCAGACCAATCTTACTTATCGGCTGCGGACTTTTTACCCTAGCAGGTGCAAGCTGTGCTGCTGCGCCATCCATCAATACTCTGATTGCTTGGCGTTTAGTTCAAGGTGCCGGCGCTGGTGCAGGTATGGTGATGACACTGGCGATTGTCCGCGATCTATTTGATGGTTCGGCAGCACGCGCCCAACTCTCCTATGTCAATCTCGTGATGGGCGTAGCACCGATGATTGCACCCACAATCGGTAGTTGGGTGCTGGCAATCGCTGGTTGGCGGACTATCTATGGGACACTGGCTGTAGGAGGGTTCTTACTCTTGCTGTTTGTTGCCCTTGGACTAAGTGAGTCGCTAGCTAGCCATGATCTAGATGCGATTAAACCACCTCGGCTGATAAAAAATTATGGGCGCATTCTCAGCAATCGGATTTGTCTTGGCTACGCCCTCGTCAATGCACTAAGCTTTGGGTGCATGTTTACCTATGTTGCGGGATCGCCACTTGTGCTGCTTAATGTATTTAAAGTCCCGACTACAACCTACGGCTGGCTTTTTGCATCGACCGCTTTTGGCATCATGGTAGGCTCATTTCTGAATGGGCATCTGAGTATGCGTGGCGTATCTCCGTCAAGGTTGCTCACCTTTGGGCTGGTGAGTGCCGTTGGCTCATCTGTTGCCCTTGCGATGCTCTCAGTGAGTGGTGCTGCACAAGTTACTACGCTAATGCCTCTTCTAGTACTTAACACCTTCTGCCTGGGGATAATCTCCCCCAATGCAATCCAGGGTGCCATTCAGCCTTTGCCAGAGATAGCTGGAGTTGCAGCCGCCACGGTGGGATTTCTGCAAATGTTATGTGGGGCGTTGGCGAGTGGGCTAGTTGCTTTCTTCTATGATGGGCGCACAGCGATCGCCATGTCTAGTTTAATGGCAGTCTTTGCGATCGCCTCCTTCGCCGCTTATCTTGGACTTGCACGCCCTGCCGAGCGTCGCTTTGCTCGGACTCAAGCACTACACGAAACGAGAAATTAG